GCCGGGCGACCGCTGCCCCCGGGCGGAGACGGCCGGGGCGACCTCGATGAGACCGCAGTCGGTGAGTTCCTCGACGATCGCCTCGACTGTCGGGCGGGAGAGCCTGGTCGCCTCGGCGAGCGCGGCGAGCCGGGGGTGCGGGTCGGTCGAGCGGACGGCGGCGAGGACGGCTGCCGCGTTCGTGGCACGCAGGTCCGCGACGCCCACCACGGCGGGCAGTTCACGCCCGGGCGAGGGCGGCTGCGGCAGTCCCCCGAGCGGCCACCACGGCTGCGGGCCGGGTGCCGTGGACGGTGAACGGTCCCTGGACGTGGCCAATGATCAACCTCCTGTGAAGCGGTACGACGGGACCGGCGCGGGCCGCCCCGACGATAACAATCCAGCCATGGGTCCTTGACGCGTGCCGGACCCGCTCTGATTATAAAACGCAACTGCGTTATCGAACTACGGCGCGTTCCATCCCCCGCGTCCTCTCCCCTCGCGCCCTCCTTCCCCGGCTCCCCACAGTCCCGTCATGTCTGTCCTGTGATGCCCAGGAGACCTCATGAGCCCCAGCCCGTCGTCCCTGTCCAGACGTACGTTCCTCGCGGCCACCGGCGCTTTCGGCGCCGCGGCGCTCACCGCGTGCAGTGATCTGACCCCGGGCGCCTCGTCGTCCGACAAGAGCAGCACCGGCCCGGTCTCCACAGCCGTGCCGGCCGACAAGATCACGCTGGTGGTCGCCGACGCCGACGACACCACCATGACCCCGGGCCTCCTCGCGGCCTTCCGTGAACAGCACCCCAACATCAGCGTCAAGCGCCAGTACACCGGCTGGGACGACTACCTCAAGAGCATCAACACCACGATGTCCGCCGACAGCGCCCCCGACATCGCCCAGTTCACCTCGGGCATGCAGAACCTCGTCCCCGGACGCCTGCTGCTGAAGGTCGGCGAGTACGGCAAGGCGTACGGCTGGGCGGGGAAGTTCCCCGGCCTGGACCAGATCACCCTCACCCCGGACGGCAAGACCGTCGGCACCGGTGACCTCTACGGCGTCGGGGCGGGACTGTCGTTCGAAGGCGTCTACTACAACAAGGCCAAGGCGAAGAAGCTGGGCCTGACCGGTCCCCCGGCCACGCTGGAGGAACTGGAGGCCCTGTTCGCCAAGGCCAAGAACGCCGGTGAGACCGCGCTCGTCGCCGGCAACCTCGACGGCGGCCTCAACCATCCCTTCAACGTGCTGCTCTCGGCGTACCTGACACCGAAGGACCGGGAGGCCTGGGCCTACGGCCACAAGGGCGCCACCATCGTCCTGCCCGAGGCGAAGACGGCGGCCGAGACACTTCTGCGCTGGGTGGACAAGGGGTATGTCACCCCGAAGGTCAACGGCGTCAGCGACAACGACGCCA
The DNA window shown above is from Streptomyces sp. NBC_01451 and carries:
- a CDS encoding ABC transporter substrate-binding protein gives rise to the protein MSPSPSSLSRRTFLAATGAFGAAALTACSDLTPGASSSDKSSTGPVSTAVPADKITLVVADADDTTMTPGLLAAFREQHPNISVKRQYTGWDDYLKSINTTMSADSAPDIAQFTSGMQNLVPGRLLLKVGEYGKAYGWAGKFPGLDQITLTPDGKTVGTGDLYGVGAGLSFEGVYYNKAKAKKLGLTGPPATLEELEALFAKAKNAGETALVAGNLDGGLNHPFNVLLSAYLTPKDREAWAYGHKGATIVLPEAKTAAETLLRWVDKGYVTPKVNGVSDNDATAAFAKGEGVFRISGNWAAAAVSKGLGEQAGYFNMPPVTAGGKVRTTGAGVYYCVSSKSRNAAAAAAFLDFAAGAQAAAVTAKAGFMAPDAGAMPSQSGLIGDVQQGWQTVVTDAGLQPFIQNSSTPTMGDTLTTQLQLLVGGKATPEKFLAGLQTDYENYHK